Proteins found in one Quercus robur chromosome 2, dhQueRobu3.1, whole genome shotgun sequence genomic segment:
- the LOC126699734 gene encoding uncharacterized protein LOC126699734 has protein sequence MAVHSKNEALMCKVFLSSLGPVAIRWFDGLGAGSIDFFKELTRAFGSHFITCSRVLRPLDSLLSMTMREGETMKTYSDRYWEMFNEIDGDFDDVAIRTFKVGVPAEHGLRKSLTGKPANSVRQLMDRIDKYKRVKEDQQQGKGKAKLIPHERKNFRLDRYNNNWLRRDFAGHSGSATT, from the coding sequence ATGGCTGTCCACTCCAAGAAcgaggccttgatgtgcaaggtgttccTGTCTAGTCTGGGGCCTGTGGCAATAAGATGGTTCGATGGCCTGGGAGCAGGTTCTATAGATTTCTTCAAGGAACTTACTCGGGCGTTTGGATCTCACTTTATCACATGCAGTAGGGTTCTTCGGCCTTTAGATTCCTTGTTGTCTATGACCATGCGAGAAGGGGAGACCATGAAAACGTACTcagatagatattgggagatgttcaatgagatagaTGGTGACTTTGATGATGTGGCCATAAGAACTTTCAAGGTCGGCGTACCTGCCGAGCATGGTTTGAGGAAATCTTTGACTGGGAAACCTGCTAACAGTGTACGTCAACTCATGGACCGAATTGATAAGTATAAGCGAGTCAAGGAAGACCAACAACAAGGGAAAGGGAAGGCTAAGCTTATCCCTCATGAGAGGAAGAATTTTAGGTTGGACAGATACAACAATAACTGGCTCCGAAGAGACTTTGCTGGACATTCGGGGTCTGCCACTACTTAA